The Apus apus isolate bApuApu2 chromosome 21, bApuApu2.pri.cur, whole genome shotgun sequence genome has a segment encoding these proteins:
- the NIPAL3 gene encoding NIPA-like protein 3 isoform X1: MEGGNSPNLQLQQLPLATAAVSVQPHTDSFSYKENLIGALLAIFGHLVISIALNLQKYSHIRLAGSKDSRAYFKTKTWWCGLFLLVLGELGVFSSYAFAPLSLIVPLSAVSVIASAIIGIIFIKEKWKPKDFLRRYVLSFVGCGLAIVGTYLLITFGPNSHEKMTGENITRHLVSWPFLLYMLVEIIIFCLLLYFYKERNANYIVVILLLVALLGSMTVVTVKAVAGMIVVSIQGNLQLDYPIFYIMLVCMIATTIFQATFLAQASQLYDSSQIASISYILSTTVAITAGATFYLDFTGEDVLHICMFALGCLTAFLGVFLITRNRKKSVPFEPYISMDAMPGMQNMHDKGIAVQPDLKASFSYGALENNDNTPEIYTPATLPIVQEQHGSKGVSAPPYRVLEHSKKE; encoded by the exons ATGGAAGGAGGCAACAGTCCAAACCTGCAACTTCAGCAACTGCCATTGGCCACAGCAGCAGTTTCTGTGCAGCCACACACTGACTCCTTTTCTTACAAG GAGAACTTGATTGGTGCATTACTAGCTATTTTTGGCCATCTTGTTATCAGTATTGCACTCAATCTCCAG aaaTACAGCCACATCCGACTGGCAGGTTCCAAAGACTCCCGAGCCTACTTCAAAACCAAGACATGGTGGTGTGGACTgttcctgctggtgctgggtgaACTGGGAGTGTTTTCCTCTTATGCCTTTGCTCCTCTTTCACTGATCGTGCCACTCAGTGCAGTGTCTGTTATAG ctAGTGCAATCATAGGAATTATATTTATTAAAGAGAAATGGAAGCCCAAGGATTTTTTGA GGCGCTATGTTTTGTCCTTTGTAGGCTGTGGTTTGGCAATTGTTGGAACTTACCTGCTGATAACATTTGGACCTAATAGTCATGAGAAGATGACAGGAGAAAATATCACTAGGCATTTAGTGAGCTGGCCATTTCTGTTGTATATG CTTGTGGAGATCATTATATTCTGCCTGCTACTATATTTTTACAAGGAGAGAAATGCAAACTACATTGTAGTTATTCTTCTGCTGGTAGCTTTGCTGG GTTCCATGACTGTTGTGACAGTGAAGGCTGTGGCAGGGATGATTGTTGTCTCAATCCAAGGAAACTTACAACTTGACTACCCCATCTTTTACATCATGTTGGTGTGCATGATTGCTACAACCATCTTCCAGGCAAC GTTTTTAGCTCAAGCCTCCCAGCTCTATGACTCATCTCAGATTGCCAGCATCAGCTACATCTTGTCCACCACAGTAGCCATCACAGCAG gagCAACTTTTTACTTGGACTTCACCGGGGAAGATGTTCTCCATATATGTATGTTTGCACTTGG GTGCCTCACAGCATTTCTAGGAGTCTTCCTGATCacaagaaacaggaagaaatctgTACCATTTGAACCTTACATATCAATGGATGCTATGCCAG GCATGCAGAACATGCACGATAAAGGGATTGCAGTTCAGCCTGACCTCAAAGCTTCTTTTTCCTACGGTGCCCTGGAGAACAATGACAACACACCAGAAATTTATACTCCAGCTACACTGCCCATCGTGCAGGAGCAACATGGTTCCAAAGGAGTTTCTGCTCCACCCTATCGggtgctggagcacagcaaAAAGGAGTGA
- the NIPAL3 gene encoding NIPA-like protein 3 isoform X3 — MEGGNSPNLQLQQLPLATAAVSVQPHTDSFSYKENLIGALLAIFGHLVISIALNLQKYSHIRLAGSKDSRAYFKTKTWWCGLFLLVLGELGVFSSYAFAPLSLIVPLSAVSVIASAIIGIIFIKEKWKPKDFLSSMTVVTVKAVAGMIVVSIQGNLQLDYPIFYIMLVCMIATTIFQATFLAQASQLYDSSQIASISYILSTTVAITAGATFYLDFTGEDVLHICMFALGCLTAFLGVFLITRNRKKSVPFEPYISMDAMPGMQNMHDKGIAVQPDLKASFSYGALENNDNTPEIYTPATLPIVQEQHGSKGVSAPPYRVLEHSKKE, encoded by the exons ATGGAAGGAGGCAACAGTCCAAACCTGCAACTTCAGCAACTGCCATTGGCCACAGCAGCAGTTTCTGTGCAGCCACACACTGACTCCTTTTCTTACAAG GAGAACTTGATTGGTGCATTACTAGCTATTTTTGGCCATCTTGTTATCAGTATTGCACTCAATCTCCAG aaaTACAGCCACATCCGACTGGCAGGTTCCAAAGACTCCCGAGCCTACTTCAAAACCAAGACATGGTGGTGTGGACTgttcctgctggtgctgggtgaACTGGGAGTGTTTTCCTCTTATGCCTTTGCTCCTCTTTCACTGATCGTGCCACTCAGTGCAGTGTCTGTTATAG ctAGTGCAATCATAGGAATTATATTTATTAAAGAGAAATGGAAGCCCAAGGATTTTTTGA GTTCCATGACTGTTGTGACAGTGAAGGCTGTGGCAGGGATGATTGTTGTCTCAATCCAAGGAAACTTACAACTTGACTACCCCATCTTTTACATCATGTTGGTGTGCATGATTGCTACAACCATCTTCCAGGCAAC GTTTTTAGCTCAAGCCTCCCAGCTCTATGACTCATCTCAGATTGCCAGCATCAGCTACATCTTGTCCACCACAGTAGCCATCACAGCAG gagCAACTTTTTACTTGGACTTCACCGGGGAAGATGTTCTCCATATATGTATGTTTGCACTTGG GTGCCTCACAGCATTTCTAGGAGTCTTCCTGATCacaagaaacaggaagaaatctgTACCATTTGAACCTTACATATCAATGGATGCTATGCCAG GCATGCAGAACATGCACGATAAAGGGATTGCAGTTCAGCCTGACCTCAAAGCTTCTTTTTCCTACGGTGCCCTGGAGAACAATGACAACACACCAGAAATTTATACTCCAGCTACACTGCCCATCGTGCAGGAGCAACATGGTTCCAAAGGAGTTTCTGCTCCACCCTATCGggtgctggagcacagcaaAAAGGAGTGA
- the NIPAL3 gene encoding NIPA-like protein 3 isoform X2 gives MEGGNSPNLQLQQLPLATAAVSVQPHTDSFSYKENLIGALLAIFGHLVISIALNLQKYSHIRLAGSKDSRAYFKTKTWWCGLFLLVLGELGVFSSYAFAPLSLIVPLSAVSVIASAIIGIIFIKEKWKPKDFLSCGLAIVGTYLLITFGPNSHEKMTGENITRHLVSWPFLLYMLVEIIIFCLLLYFYKERNANYIVVILLLVALLGSMTVVTVKAVAGMIVVSIQGNLQLDYPIFYIMLVCMIATTIFQATFLAQASQLYDSSQIASISYILSTTVAITAGATFYLDFTGEDVLHICMFALGCLTAFLGVFLITRNRKKSVPFEPYISMDAMPGMQNMHDKGIAVQPDLKASFSYGALENNDNTPEIYTPATLPIVQEQHGSKGVSAPPYRVLEHSKKE, from the exons ATGGAAGGAGGCAACAGTCCAAACCTGCAACTTCAGCAACTGCCATTGGCCACAGCAGCAGTTTCTGTGCAGCCACACACTGACTCCTTTTCTTACAAG GAGAACTTGATTGGTGCATTACTAGCTATTTTTGGCCATCTTGTTATCAGTATTGCACTCAATCTCCAG aaaTACAGCCACATCCGACTGGCAGGTTCCAAAGACTCCCGAGCCTACTTCAAAACCAAGACATGGTGGTGTGGACTgttcctgctggtgctgggtgaACTGGGAGTGTTTTCCTCTTATGCCTTTGCTCCTCTTTCACTGATCGTGCCACTCAGTGCAGTGTCTGTTATAG ctAGTGCAATCATAGGAATTATATTTATTAAAGAGAAATGGAAGCCCAAGGATTTTTTGA GCTGTGGTTTGGCAATTGTTGGAACTTACCTGCTGATAACATTTGGACCTAATAGTCATGAGAAGATGACAGGAGAAAATATCACTAGGCATTTAGTGAGCTGGCCATTTCTGTTGTATATG CTTGTGGAGATCATTATATTCTGCCTGCTACTATATTTTTACAAGGAGAGAAATGCAAACTACATTGTAGTTATTCTTCTGCTGGTAGCTTTGCTGG GTTCCATGACTGTTGTGACAGTGAAGGCTGTGGCAGGGATGATTGTTGTCTCAATCCAAGGAAACTTACAACTTGACTACCCCATCTTTTACATCATGTTGGTGTGCATGATTGCTACAACCATCTTCCAGGCAAC GTTTTTAGCTCAAGCCTCCCAGCTCTATGACTCATCTCAGATTGCCAGCATCAGCTACATCTTGTCCACCACAGTAGCCATCACAGCAG gagCAACTTTTTACTTGGACTTCACCGGGGAAGATGTTCTCCATATATGTATGTTTGCACTTGG GTGCCTCACAGCATTTCTAGGAGTCTTCCTGATCacaagaaacaggaagaaatctgTACCATTTGAACCTTACATATCAATGGATGCTATGCCAG GCATGCAGAACATGCACGATAAAGGGATTGCAGTTCAGCCTGACCTCAAAGCTTCTTTTTCCTACGGTGCCCTGGAGAACAATGACAACACACCAGAAATTTATACTCCAGCTACACTGCCCATCGTGCAGGAGCAACATGGTTCCAAAGGAGTTTCTGCTCCACCCTATCGggtgctggagcacagcaaAAAGGAGTGA